Proteins encoded together in one Astyanax mexicanus isolate ESR-SI-001 chromosome 10, AstMex3_surface, whole genome shotgun sequence window:
- the vps4a gene encoding vacuolar protein sorting-associated protein 4A isoform X1, protein MTTSTLQVQQSIIVKQINNSQVTVQHPHMVEKAIDLVTKATEEDKAKNYEEALRLYQHAVEYFLHAIKYEAHSDKAKESIRGKCMQYLDRAEKLKEYLKNKDKQGKKPVKEAQSNDKSDSDSEGENPEKKKLQEHLMGAIVMEKPNVSWNDVAGLEGAKEALKEAVILPIKFPHLFTGKRTPWRGILLFGPPGTGKSYLAKAVATEANNSTFFSVSSSDLMSKWLGESEKLVRNLFELARLRKPSIIFIDEVDSLCGSRSENESEAARRIKTEFLVQMQGVGNNNDKILVLGATNIPWVLDAAIRRRFEKRIYIPLPEEPARAAMFRLHLGNTPHSLTEADLRQLARKTDGYSGADISIIVRDALMQPVRKVQSATHFKKVRGPSRSNPSMTVDDLLTPCSPGDPAAIEMTWMDVPGDKLLEPIVCMADMLRSLATTRPTVNAEDLLKVKKFTEDFGQEG, encoded by the exons GTGCAGCAGAGCATCATTGTAAAGCAGATAAATAACTCTCAGGTTACAGTTCAGCATCCACATATGGTGGAG AAAGCGATTGATCTCGTCACCAAAGCCACAGAGGAGGACAAGGCCAAGAACTATGAGGAGGCTCTGCGGCTCTACCAGCACGCTGTGGAGTATTTCCTACACGCTATAAAGT ATGAGGCTCACAGTGATAAGGCTAAAGAGAGCATCCGGGGGAAATGTATGCAGTATCTGGATCGAGCAGAGAAGTTAAAAGAGTACCTGAAGAATAAAGACAAACAAGGAAAGAAACCTGTGAAGGAGGCCCAGAGCAATGACAA GAGTGACAGTGACAGCGAGGGGGAAAACCCAGAGAAGAAGAAACTGCAGGAGCATTTGATGG GTGCTATTGTTATGGAGAAGCCGAATGTCAGCTGGAATGATGTTGCCGGGCTGGAGGGTGCTAAAGAGGCACTAAAGGAAGCTGTAATCTTGCCCATCAAATTCCCTCACCTTTTCACAG gAAAGCGTACTCCGTGGAGAGGAATTCTGCTGTTTGGCCCTCCAGGGACGGGAAAATCGTATCTGGCTAAAGCTGTCGCCACAGAGGCAAATAACTCCACCTTCTTCTCAGTCTCTTCCTCAGACCTCATGTCCAAATGGCTTGGAGAAAGCGAGAA gTTGGTGAGGAATCTGTTTGAACTTGCTCGTTTACGTAAGCCATCAATCATCTTCATTGATGAGGTGGACTCTCTGTGTGGCTCACGGAGTGAGAACGAGAGTGAGGCAGCCCGGAGGATCAAAACAGAGTTCCTGGTGCAGATGCAGG GTGTTgggaataataatgataaaatccTGGTGCTGGGTGCTACTAACATCCCCTGGGTGCTCGATGCTGCTATTCGGAGAAG GTTTGAGAAGCGGATCTACATCCCCCTCCCAGAGGAGCCAGCGCGGGCGGCCATGTTCCGGCTGCACCTGGGGAACACTCCGCACAGCCTGACCGAAGCTGACCTGCGGCAGCTCGCTCGCAAGACTGACGGCTACTCCGGAGCCGACATCAGCATTATTGTCAGAGATGCATTGATGCAGCCTGTGCGCAAAGTTCAGTCTGCCACACACTTCAAGaag GTGCGCGGACCTTCCCGTAGTAACCCCTCCATGACGGTGGATGACCTCCTGACCCCCTGCTCCCCTGGAGACCCTGCCGCCATAGAGATGACCTGGATGGATGTTCCGGGTGACAAGCTTCTAGAACCCATAGTGTGCATG GCTGATATGCTTCGTTCTCTGGCCACCACACGGCCCACGGTGAACGCTGAAGATTTACTGAAGGTGAAAAAGTTCACCGAGGATTTCGGGCAGGAGGGCTGA
- the vps4a gene encoding vacuolar protein sorting-associated protein 4A isoform X2: MTTSTLQKAIDLVTKATEEDKAKNYEEALRLYQHAVEYFLHAIKYEAHSDKAKESIRGKCMQYLDRAEKLKEYLKNKDKQGKKPVKEAQSNDKSDSDSEGENPEKKKLQEHLMGAIVMEKPNVSWNDVAGLEGAKEALKEAVILPIKFPHLFTGKRTPWRGILLFGPPGTGKSYLAKAVATEANNSTFFSVSSSDLMSKWLGESEKLVRNLFELARLRKPSIIFIDEVDSLCGSRSENESEAARRIKTEFLVQMQGVGNNNDKILVLGATNIPWVLDAAIRRRFEKRIYIPLPEEPARAAMFRLHLGNTPHSLTEADLRQLARKTDGYSGADISIIVRDALMQPVRKVQSATHFKKVRGPSRSNPSMTVDDLLTPCSPGDPAAIEMTWMDVPGDKLLEPIVCMADMLRSLATTRPTVNAEDLLKVKKFTEDFGQEG, from the exons AAAGCGATTGATCTCGTCACCAAAGCCACAGAGGAGGACAAGGCCAAGAACTATGAGGAGGCTCTGCGGCTCTACCAGCACGCTGTGGAGTATTTCCTACACGCTATAAAGT ATGAGGCTCACAGTGATAAGGCTAAAGAGAGCATCCGGGGGAAATGTATGCAGTATCTGGATCGAGCAGAGAAGTTAAAAGAGTACCTGAAGAATAAAGACAAACAAGGAAAGAAACCTGTGAAGGAGGCCCAGAGCAATGACAA GAGTGACAGTGACAGCGAGGGGGAAAACCCAGAGAAGAAGAAACTGCAGGAGCATTTGATGG GTGCTATTGTTATGGAGAAGCCGAATGTCAGCTGGAATGATGTTGCCGGGCTGGAGGGTGCTAAAGAGGCACTAAAGGAAGCTGTAATCTTGCCCATCAAATTCCCTCACCTTTTCACAG gAAAGCGTACTCCGTGGAGAGGAATTCTGCTGTTTGGCCCTCCAGGGACGGGAAAATCGTATCTGGCTAAAGCTGTCGCCACAGAGGCAAATAACTCCACCTTCTTCTCAGTCTCTTCCTCAGACCTCATGTCCAAATGGCTTGGAGAAAGCGAGAA gTTGGTGAGGAATCTGTTTGAACTTGCTCGTTTACGTAAGCCATCAATCATCTTCATTGATGAGGTGGACTCTCTGTGTGGCTCACGGAGTGAGAACGAGAGTGAGGCAGCCCGGAGGATCAAAACAGAGTTCCTGGTGCAGATGCAGG GTGTTgggaataataatgataaaatccTGGTGCTGGGTGCTACTAACATCCCCTGGGTGCTCGATGCTGCTATTCGGAGAAG GTTTGAGAAGCGGATCTACATCCCCCTCCCAGAGGAGCCAGCGCGGGCGGCCATGTTCCGGCTGCACCTGGGGAACACTCCGCACAGCCTGACCGAAGCTGACCTGCGGCAGCTCGCTCGCAAGACTGACGGCTACTCCGGAGCCGACATCAGCATTATTGTCAGAGATGCATTGATGCAGCCTGTGCGCAAAGTTCAGTCTGCCACACACTTCAAGaag GTGCGCGGACCTTCCCGTAGTAACCCCTCCATGACGGTGGATGACCTCCTGACCCCCTGCTCCCCTGGAGACCCTGCCGCCATAGAGATGACCTGGATGGATGTTCCGGGTGACAAGCTTCTAGAACCCATAGTGTGCATG GCTGATATGCTTCGTTCTCTGGCCACCACACGGCCCACGGTGAACGCTGAAGATTTACTGAAGGTGAAAAAGTTCACCGAGGATTTCGGGCAGGAGGGCTGA
- the vps4a gene encoding vacuolar protein sorting-associated protein 4A isoform X3 — protein MMKKHLKAIDLVTKATEEDKAKNYEEALRLYQHAVEYFLHAIKYEAHSDKAKESIRGKCMQYLDRAEKLKEYLKNKDKQGKKPVKEAQSNDKSDSDSEGENPEKKKLQEHLMGAIVMEKPNVSWNDVAGLEGAKEALKEAVILPIKFPHLFTGKRTPWRGILLFGPPGTGKSYLAKAVATEANNSTFFSVSSSDLMSKWLGESEKLVRNLFELARLRKPSIIFIDEVDSLCGSRSENESEAARRIKTEFLVQMQGVGNNNDKILVLGATNIPWVLDAAIRRRFEKRIYIPLPEEPARAAMFRLHLGNTPHSLTEADLRQLARKTDGYSGADISIIVRDALMQPVRKVQSATHFKKVRGPSRSNPSMTVDDLLTPCSPGDPAAIEMTWMDVPGDKLLEPIVCMADMLRSLATTRPTVNAEDLLKVKKFTEDFGQEG, from the exons AAAGCGATTGATCTCGTCACCAAAGCCACAGAGGAGGACAAGGCCAAGAACTATGAGGAGGCTCTGCGGCTCTACCAGCACGCTGTGGAGTATTTCCTACACGCTATAAAGT ATGAGGCTCACAGTGATAAGGCTAAAGAGAGCATCCGGGGGAAATGTATGCAGTATCTGGATCGAGCAGAGAAGTTAAAAGAGTACCTGAAGAATAAAGACAAACAAGGAAAGAAACCTGTGAAGGAGGCCCAGAGCAATGACAA GAGTGACAGTGACAGCGAGGGGGAAAACCCAGAGAAGAAGAAACTGCAGGAGCATTTGATGG GTGCTATTGTTATGGAGAAGCCGAATGTCAGCTGGAATGATGTTGCCGGGCTGGAGGGTGCTAAAGAGGCACTAAAGGAAGCTGTAATCTTGCCCATCAAATTCCCTCACCTTTTCACAG gAAAGCGTACTCCGTGGAGAGGAATTCTGCTGTTTGGCCCTCCAGGGACGGGAAAATCGTATCTGGCTAAAGCTGTCGCCACAGAGGCAAATAACTCCACCTTCTTCTCAGTCTCTTCCTCAGACCTCATGTCCAAATGGCTTGGAGAAAGCGAGAA gTTGGTGAGGAATCTGTTTGAACTTGCTCGTTTACGTAAGCCATCAATCATCTTCATTGATGAGGTGGACTCTCTGTGTGGCTCACGGAGTGAGAACGAGAGTGAGGCAGCCCGGAGGATCAAAACAGAGTTCCTGGTGCAGATGCAGG GTGTTgggaataataatgataaaatccTGGTGCTGGGTGCTACTAACATCCCCTGGGTGCTCGATGCTGCTATTCGGAGAAG GTTTGAGAAGCGGATCTACATCCCCCTCCCAGAGGAGCCAGCGCGGGCGGCCATGTTCCGGCTGCACCTGGGGAACACTCCGCACAGCCTGACCGAAGCTGACCTGCGGCAGCTCGCTCGCAAGACTGACGGCTACTCCGGAGCCGACATCAGCATTATTGTCAGAGATGCATTGATGCAGCCTGTGCGCAAAGTTCAGTCTGCCACACACTTCAAGaag GTGCGCGGACCTTCCCGTAGTAACCCCTCCATGACGGTGGATGACCTCCTGACCCCCTGCTCCCCTGGAGACCCTGCCGCCATAGAGATGACCTGGATGGATGTTCCGGGTGACAAGCTTCTAGAACCCATAGTGTGCATG GCTGATATGCTTCGTTCTCTGGCCACCACACGGCCCACGGTGAACGCTGAAGATTTACTGAAGGTGAAAAAGTTCACCGAGGATTTCGGGCAGGAGGGCTGA